The following are from one region of the Nicotiana tomentosiformis chromosome 7, ASM39032v3, whole genome shotgun sequence genome:
- the LOC138895843 gene encoding uncharacterized protein — protein MVRTQAAVANNVIPRVDVARGRGRGRRGARAITRAPTRAAVEEPPVVPVWGQVPKAPAVTPRHQETLAHILSMFGTLAQAGLIQVAPATSQTGAATSEEEQLRLARFKKYDPPTFIVLALEGAQYFLEECHRILCTMGIVEMSGVAFTTFQLKGAAYQWWRAYEFGSPVELASLTWVQFSEMFLREFSDMARYAPPLVAKVRERVRRFIEGLRHDMWFSMARELESNVSFQQSSSFCAS, from the exons atggtgaggacacaagcTGCAGTTGCTAATAACGTTATCCCCAGAGTAGATGTCGCTAGGGGAAGAGGCAGAGGTCGACGAGGAGCACGTGCCATAactagagcacctaccagagcagcagttgaggagccgccagtagttccagtttgGGGGCAGGTACCGaaggcgcctgctgttacccctagacatcaggagaccttagcacatatcctgagcatgtttggtacattagctcaggcagggttgattcaggttgcaccagctacttcacagactgg ggcagcaacatctgaggaagagcagcttagacttgcaaggttcaagaaatatgaccctcctactttcaTTGTTTTGGCTTTAGAGGGTGCACAGtattttctagaggagtgtcatcgcattctctgcactatgggtattgttgagatgagtggggttgcttttactacattccagcttaagggagcagcttatcagtggtggcgggcatatgagtttgGTAGTCCGgtcgagttagcttcacttacatgggttcagttttctgagatgttcctgagaga attcagtgatatGGCTAGATATGCACCTCCTTTGGTCGCTAAAGTTAGAGAACGTgttcgtagattcattgaggggctcaggcatgatatgtggttcagcatggctcgggagttagagtcgaatgtttcatttcagcag tcatctTCAttttgtgcttcttga